In Fibrobacter sp. UWH4, a single genomic region encodes these proteins:
- the glyA gene encoding serine hydroxymethyltransferase, whose product MLKSTLQQTDPEIYNIIQEEAERQEYGIELIASENYTSKAVMEAMGSVLTNKYSEGYVGKRYYGGNEVIDKMEALAIERCKKLFGCDHVNIQPLSGSPANAAVYFAVLKPGDKVLGLKLDHGGHLSHGHPVNFSGMLYNFVQYEVDKETGRIDMDKVREIALREKPKMILAGFSAYSRNLDWKRFKEIADEVGALTMADISHVAGLIAGKAIDSPVPYFDIVTTTTHKTLRGPRSAIIMCKDRTIQKMVKGELKEVSLAKEIDKGVFPGMQGGPHDHINAGKAVAFLEALQPEFQTYAKNVIKNAQAMADEMMKLGYKVISDGTDNHLIVVDMTSKGVSGKEAEVAMEKVGISCSRSTIPFDPRKPMDPSGVRLGTAAITTRGFDESDTREVTRIIDRCIKAKDDDAALAKIRQEIVELCKKHPLYK is encoded by the coding sequence CGCTTCCGAAAACTACACCTCCAAGGCCGTCATGGAAGCCATGGGCTCCGTGCTGACCAACAAGTACAGCGAAGGCTACGTGGGCAAGCGCTACTACGGTGGTAACGAAGTGATCGACAAGATGGAAGCATTGGCCATCGAACGTTGCAAGAAGCTCTTTGGTTGCGACCACGTGAACATCCAGCCGCTGTCCGGTTCTCCGGCCAACGCCGCCGTGTACTTCGCCGTCCTCAAACCGGGCGACAAGGTCCTCGGCCTTAAGCTCGACCACGGTGGACACCTTTCTCACGGCCATCCGGTGAACTTCTCCGGCATGCTCTACAACTTCGTGCAGTACGAAGTCGACAAGGAAACGGGCCGCATCGATATGGACAAGGTCCGCGAAATTGCTCTCCGCGAAAAGCCGAAGATGATTCTCGCCGGTTTCTCTGCCTACAGCCGCAACCTCGACTGGAAGCGCTTCAAGGAAATCGCCGACGAAGTGGGCGCCCTCACCATGGCTGACATTTCTCACGTCGCAGGCCTCATTGCCGGTAAGGCTATCGATTCTCCGGTGCCGTACTTCGACATCGTGACGACCACGACCCACAAGACTCTCCGTGGCCCGCGTTCCGCTATCATCATGTGCAAGGACCGCACCATCCAGAAGATGGTGAAGGGCGAACTCAAGGAAGTATCTTTGGCCAAGGAAATCGACAAGGGCGTGTTCCCGGGCATGCAGGGTGGTCCGCATGACCACATCAACGCCGGTAAGGCCGTTGCATTCCTCGAAGCTTTGCAGCCGGAATTCCAGACCTACGCGAAGAACGTCATCAAGAACGCTCAGGCCATGGCCGACGAAATGATGAAGCTCGGCTACAAGGTCATCAGCGACGGTACCGACAACCACCTCATCGTGGTGGACATGACCTCCAAGGGCGTTTCCGGTAAGGAAGCCGAAGTCGCGATGGAAAAGGTCGGCATCTCCTGCAGCCGTTCTACCATCCCGTTCGATCCGCGCAAGCCGATGGACCCGTCCGGAGTGCGTCTCGGTACTGCCGCTATCACGACCCGTGGCTTTGACGAGAGTGACACCCGCGAAGTGACCCGCATCATCGACCGCTGCATCAAGGCCAAGGACGACGATGCTGCTCTTGCCAAGATCCGTCAGGAAATTGTCGAACTCTGCAAGAAGCACCCGCTGTATAAGTAA